One genomic segment of Syngnathus acus chromosome 1, fSynAcu1.2, whole genome shotgun sequence includes these proteins:
- the rims1b gene encoding regulating synaptic membrane exocytosis protein 1 isoform X14 — protein MSASVGPQSGPRPPTVPPSMPDLPDLSHLTEEERKIIMAVMARQKEEEDKEQAMLKTLHQQFESYKQEVRRIGAETRRQQTQQKDDAPTCGICRKTKFADGCGHLCSYCQTKFCARCGGRVSLRSNNEDKVCIIVKDRVMWVCNLCRKQQEILTKSGEWFSESGVRPGNLGFTLNDQSRVGEAQQDRKLLRSKSQVPSSTTNSNTELPHRTQGPAGGTSSKAPDTMSGTRSQSVPPREKKRPVSYHEQNGKGGLGRGTGRRSAGKLSSQSSLDEKLGPSDRRERQPQDGHRLRKIHSQDYDDGEDNLGQLERNRRRPEDDEQRERQRREEEFQNRYRSDPNLARYPVKPQKEEQEMRMHAKVSKVRHERRHSDLAINEVGLGPGEGGGCEAQVSDNRLTRRGSRNAQSENYRAYSVERTVGEPGGTVPPDKKGFFEPGVTHTARDKGADNLLRKDSQSSEQSESLRPPPSRSYKSKRGVNKRQMSISSSEEEGGSTPEYTSCEDVDMESVSEKGDWDCHPLDPTVWHHPVTWQPSKEGDHLIGRITLSKRSAMPREAGSLLGLKVVGGKMTETGKLGAFITKVKKGSLADVVGHLRAGDEVLQWNGKSLPGATKKEVYNIILESKAEPQVELVVSRPIGSIHRIMSKNLLRKVYKAYQDIPRIPESSHPPLESTGSSSFESQKMDRPSISVMSPTSPGTLRDLPLVLPGQLSVKLWYDKVGHQLIVNVLQAIDLPSRPDGRPRNPYVKMYFLPDRSDKSKRRTKTVKKSAEPKWNQTFIYSHVHRRDFREHMLEITVWDQPRVQEEESEFMGEILIELETALLDDIPHWYKLQTHDVSSIPLPQPSPYLPRRHVHGDSPSKKLQRSHRIIDTEFDDGLMIMTKGGERNSRERERGSTLAVPEQQRALQHRSRSVSPHREDSCRARSRPAHVPMQRSLDEIHQNRHHSQSPSHYHDSHLEHQRSGDSDYEYSEDSEALEVNRSIRGGSAECLHTNSRGACKPSNTLPPKMPLLVNGIHKDMYSSTLPACLKSKLPQRQEGGNNVHRSIFAHRVLRFTDEVTVSDLQPSLDRVRSASTTCLRPDSNFHSSDKDRCFNSLPCKSPSNPRILVEHVASAEDRECSNASSPDCLKGSKKTLEGDSRIQPTSILRGSRGKGWPLRPFGQTALAGSSPNSLQTDRTHPHGSPSSPMGTPSSGRRGRQLPQLPAKSSSIEQALAVEERARQLHMKVHSYRPSASHDPESDLKYKREMFAEQRRSSDNMSARSSDSDMSDMSALSRASSASRLSSTSYMSIQSERPGGRLSRQMRASAGRSMLKSSSVSGEIYTQERTDGSQSDTALGTVGGGSKKRRSSLSARVVAIVGNRRSRSTSQISGPEAKTKKEKGAPIQRSTETGMAVELTRNMSRQPSKESNNGSMNSYNSEGNIFSGVNLGASSQFSDFLDGLGPAQLVGRQTLATPAIGDIQIGMMEKKGQLEVEVIRARGLVQKPGSKSLPAPYVKVYLLKNGAYVAKKKTKIARKTLDPLYQQALLFEESPQGKVLQVIVWGDYGRMDHKSFMGVAQILLEELDLSSTVIGWYKLFPPSSLVDPTLASLTRRASQSSLDSSSGPPGIRS, from the exons GAGGACAAAGTG TGTATCATAGTAAAGGACAGG GTAATGTGGGTATGCAACCTGTGCCGTAAGCAGCAAGAGATTCTCACCAAATCAGGAGAATGGTTTTCAGAGTCAGGGGTGCGGCCTGGGAACCTGGGCTTCACCTTAAATGACCAATCCAGGGTGGGTGAGGCCCAACAGGATAGGAAGCTACTCCGCTCCAAGTCTCAAGTTCCATCCTCCACAACTAACAGCAATACCGAGCTGCCACACAGGACACAAGGACCTGCTGGTGGTACTTCCTCTAAGGCTCCAGACACCATGTCTGGTACTCGCTCCCAAAGCGTACCACCTCGGGAAAA AAAAAGGCCAGTTTCGTACCATGAACAGAATGGTAAAGGAGGCCTGGGGCGTGGTACTGGACGAAGGTCTGCTGGAAAGTTATCATCTCAGTCATCTTTGGATGAGAAGCTTGGCCCCAGTGACCGACGAGAGAGACAGCCACAAGATGGTCACAGGCTGCGAAAGATCCATTCTCAGGACTATGATGATGGAGAGGACAACTTGGGTCAATTAGAAAGAAATCGAAGACGGCCAGAGGATGATGAACAAAGGGAACGGCAGCGACGTGAGGAGGAGTTCCAGAACCGTTATCGTAGTGACCCCAACCTTGCTCGATACCCTGTGAAGCCACAAAAAGAGGAACAGGAGATGCGCATGCATGCCAAGGTATCCAAGGTCCGCCACGAACGTAGACACAGTGATCTTGCAATCAACGAGGTCGGACTAGGGCCTGGTGAAGGAGGAGGCTGTGAAGCGCAAGTGTCTGATAACCGTCTGACCAGGAGAGGAAGCCGCAATGCTCAATCAGAAAACTATCGAGCGTACTCTGTTGAAAGGACCGTGGGGGAACCAGGGGGAACGGTGCCTCCAGATAAGAAGGGCTTCTTTGAGCCAGGTGTAACACACACAGCAAGAGACAAAGGTGCAGACAACTTGTTGAGGAAGGACTCACAAAGTTCAGAACAGTCGGAGTCTTTGCGGCCGCCCCCTTCACGGTCATACAAGAGCAAGCGCGGAGTAAACAAGAGGCAGATGTCCATCAGCAGCTCAGAGGAGGAGGGCGGCTCCACGCCTGAGTACACCAGCTGTGAGGACGTGGACATGGAAAGCGTCAGCGAGAAAG gtgACTGGGACTGTCATCCGCTTGATCCTACAGTTTGGCAT CATCCTGTAACATGGCAGCCATCGAAAGAGGGCGATCATCTGATTGGACGCATCACGCTAAGCAAGAGATCAGCCATGCCACGAGAAGCTGGGTCACTCCTGGGCCTAAAA GTTGTAGGTGGGAAGATGACAGAGACTGGAAAACTTGGAGCCTTCATcaccaaagtaaaaaaaggaaGCCTGGCAGATGTCGTGGGACATCTAAGAGCAG GTGATGAGGTGTTGCAGTGGAATGGGAAGTCATTGCCAGGAGCAACCAAGAAAGAGGTGTACAACATAATTCTTGAATCAAAAGCTGAGCCTCAAGTGGAACTAGTTGTTTCAAGACCCATAGG CTCTATTCACCGAATTATGTCCAAAAACCTCTTGAGAAAAGTTTATAAAGCATATCA GGACATTCCTAGAATCCCAGAGTCATCGCATCCTCCTCTTGAATCTA CAGGTTCTAGTTCCTTTGAGTCACAGAAAATGGATCGGCCATCTATATCAGTGATGTCCCCAACAAGCCCAGGTACCCTCAGAGACCTTCCTCTGGTGCTGCCTGGACAACTGTCG GTAAAACTGTGGTATGACAAAGTAGGCCATCAGCTCATCGTCAACGTCCTTCAAGCCATAGACCTGCCATCCCGACCGGATGGACGACCTCGGAACCCATAtgttaaaatgtatttcctGCCTGACAGAAG TGACAAAAGTAAACGTCGGACTAAAACCGTGAAAAAGAGCGCAGAGCCCAAGTGGAATCAGACATTCATATATTCACATGTTCATCGGCGAGACTTTCGTGAGCACATGCTGGAGATCACCGTCTGGGACCAACCAAGGGTCCAGGAAGAGGAAAGTGAATTCATGGGTGAG ATCCTGATAGAGTTGGAGACCGCCTTGTTGGACGACATTCCTCACTGGTATAAACTCCAGACACATGATGTGTCCTCAATACCTTTGCCTCAGCCATCCCCATACCTTCCGCGCAGACACGTCCATGGAGACAGCCCAAGCAAGAAACTACAAA GGTCACATCGCATCATTGATACAGAGTTTGATGATGGTTTGATGATAATGACTAAAG GAGGAGAGCGTAATTCAAGGGAAAGAGAGCGAGGCAGTACGTTGGCTGTGCCTGAACAGCAGCGCGCGCTTCAGCATCGCTCTCGCTCTGTATCTCCTCACCGGGAGGATTCCTGCAGGGCGAGGTCGCGGCCTGCACATGTGCCCATGCAAAG GAGCCTGGATGAGATCCATCAGAACCGCCACCACTCCCAGTCGCCTTCCCATTACCATGACTCCCATTTAGAGCATCAGCGCTCCGGTGACTCAGACTACGAGTACTCTGAAGACAG tgaggcCCTGGAGGTGAACAGGTCAATCCGAGGTGGGAGTGCAGAGTGCCTACACAcaaacag CAGGGGTGCATGTAAACCTAGCAACACACTCCCTCCCAAAATGCCCCTGTTAGTAAATGGCATCCATAAAGACATGTACAG CTCCACCCTCCCCGCATGCCTAAAAAGCAAGCTGCCCCAAAGGCAAGAGGGAGGCAACAACGTGCATCGTAGTATCTTTGCACACCGTGTCCTCAGGTTCACTGATGAGGTCACAGTTAG TGACCTGCAGCCATCGTTGGATAGAGTGAGGAGTGCCAGCACCACATGTTTGAGACCAGACAGCAACTTTCACTCTTCTGACAAAGACAG GTGCTTCAATTCATTGCCCTGCAAGAGCCCCTCAAATCCCCGGATCTTAGTAGAACACGTGGCCTCTGCGGAAGACAG GGAGTGTAGCAATGCATCAAGTCCAGACTGTCTAAAAGGCAGCAAAAAAACCTTGGAGGGTGACAG CCGCATCCAGCCCACCTCTATCCTCAGGGGCAGTAGGGGCAAAGGTTGGCCACTGAGACCCTTTGGTCAGACAGCTTTGGCTGGGTCCTCTCCAAACTCTCTGCAGACAGACAG AACACACCCTCATGGTAGCCCTTCCTCCCCAATGGGGACTCCCTCATCAGGCCGCAGGGGCCGGCAGCTTCCACAACTCCCGGCTAAGAGCAGCAGCATAGAACAAG cCCTAGCAGTTGAAGAGCGAGCCCGACAGCTGCATATGAAAGTACATTCCTATCGGCCTTCAGCTTCCCATGACCCTGAGTCGGACCTCAAGTATAAACGGGAG ATGTTTGCAGAACAGCGACGTAGCAGCGACAACATGTCTGCCAGGTCGTCAGACAGTGATATGAGCGATATGTCAGCTCTCTCCCGTGCCAGCAGTGCCTCTCGCCTCAGTAGCACCAGCTACATGTCTATCCAGTCAGAACGCCCAGGGGGACGTCTTAG TCGGCAGATGAGAGCATCAGCGGGACGCAGCATGCTCAAGAGCTCCAGTGTTAGTGGGGAGATCTACACGCAGGAGCGCACTGATGGCAGCCAGTCAGACACAGCACTCGGCACAGTGGGGGGAGGCAGCAAGAAGAGACGCTCCAGTCTCAGTGCAAGGGTGGTGGCCATTGTTGGAAACCGCCGCAGCCGAAGTACTTCCCAGATAAGTGGCCCTG aggcaAAGACTAAAAAGGAGAAAGGAGCACCGATCCAGAGGAGCACAGAGACCGGCATGGCAGTGGAGCTGACGAGGAACATGAGTCGGCAGCCCAGCAAAGAGTCCAACAATGGCAGCATGAACAGCTACAACTCTGAGGGGAA TATCTTCTCTGGAGTCAATCTGGGAGCAAGCAGCCAGTTCAGCGACTTTTTGGATGGCCTTGGTCCGGCTCAGTTAGTGGGAAGGCAAACACTTGCTACACCCGCAATAG GTGACATCCAGATCGGTATGATGGAGAAAAAGGGTCAGCTGGAGGTGGAGGTTATCAGAGCACGAGGTCTTGTACAAAAGCCAGGCTCGAAATCCCTCCCAG CACCTTATGTCAAGGTCTACCTGCTGAAAAATGGAGCATACGTagccaaaaagaaaaccaagatTGCACGGAAAACACTTGACCCACTGTACCAGCAAGCACTGCTGTTTGAGGAAAGTCCACAGGGTAAAGTCCTACAG GTGATTGTATGGGGGGACTACGGCCGCATGGACCATAAAAGCTTCATGGGAGTTGCGCAAATTCTCCTGGAGGAACTGGACTTATCAAGCACAGTAATTGGCTGGTACAAGTTGTTTCCACCTTCCTCTTTGGTGGATCCAACTCTGGCGTCCCTCACACGGCGAGCTTCTCAGTCGTCGCTGGACAGCTCCTCTGGACCGCCCGGGATCCGATCCTAG
- the rims1b gene encoding regulating synaptic membrane exocytosis protein 1 isoform X23 yields the protein MSASVGPQSGPRPPTVPPSMPDLPDLSHLTEEERKIIMAVMARQKEEEDKEQAMLKTLHQQFESYKQEVRRIGAETRRQQTQQKDDAPTCGICRKTKFADGCGHLCSYCQTKFCARCGGRVSLRSNNEDKVCIIVKDRVMWVCNLCRKQQEILTKSGEWFSESGVRPGNLGFTLNDQSRVGEAQQDRKLLRSKSQVPSSTTNSNTELPHRTQGPAGGTSSKAPDTMSGTRSQSVPPREKKRPVSYHEQNGKGGLGRGTGRRSAGKLSSQSSLDEKLGPSDRRERQPQDGHRLRKIHSQDYDDGEDNLGQLERNRRRPEDDEQRERQRREEEFQNRYRSDPNLARYPVKPQKEEQEMRMHAKVSKVRHERRHSDLAINEVGLGPGEGGGCEAQVSDNRLTRRGSRNAQSENYRAYSVERTVGEPGGTVPPDKKGFFEPGVTHTARDKGADNLLRKDSQSSEQSESLRPPPSRSYKSKRGVNKRQMSISSSEEEGGSTPEYTSCEDVDMESVSEKGDWDCHPLDPTVWHHPVTWQPSKEGDHLIGRITLSKRSAMPREAGSLLGLKVVGGKMTETGKLGAFITKVKKGSLADVVGHLRAGDEVLQWNGKSLPGATKKEVYNIILESKAEPQVELVVSRPIGSIHRIMSKNLLRKVYKAYQDIPRIPESSHPPLESTGSSSFESQKMDRPSISVMSPTSPGTLRDLPLVLPGQLSVKLWYDKVGHQLIVNVLQAIDLPSRPDGRPRNPYVKMYFLPDRSDKSKRRTKTVKKSAEPKWNQTFIYSHVHRRDFREHMLEITVWDQPRVQEEESEFMGEILIELETALLDDIPHWYKLQTHDVSSIPLPQPSPYLPRRHVHGDSPSKKLQRSHRIIDTEFDDGLMIMTKGGERNSRERERGSTLAVPEQQRALQHRSRSVSPHREDSCRARSRPAHVPMQRSLDEIHQNRHHSQSPSHYHDSHLEHQRSGDSDYEYSEDSEALEVNRSIRGGSAECLHTNSRGACKPSNTLPPKMPLLVNGIHKDMYSSTLPACLKSKLPQRQEGGNNVHRSIFAHRVLRFTDEVTVSDLQPSLDRVRSASTTCLRPDSNFHSSDKDRCFNSLPCKSPSNPRILVEHVASAEDRECSNASSPDCLKGSKKTLEGDSRIQPTSILRGSRGKGWPLRPFGQTALAGSSPNSLQTDRTHPHGSPSSPMGTPSSGRRGRQLPQLPAKSSSIEQALAVEERARQLHMKVHSYRPSASHDPESDLKYKREMFAEQRRSSDNMSARSSDSDMSDMSALSRASSASRLSSTSYMSIQSERPGGRLRSKSLEEEKKDRRISWGVTREEERKRAAGKRRFSEELKRRRHTVAGETEESSAHLRSLIACILCCDKPEPGHPPEQNPLPSAPSAAQLPLTSMHSVVESPHANVPVLPVNHHITLVGGPHRPDGDGCSMSRLSCSTFSPIEGLDLQWLIQTHRRQQAFNCFCSCVVACMRRMNLNT from the exons GAGGACAAAGTG TGTATCATAGTAAAGGACAGG GTAATGTGGGTATGCAACCTGTGCCGTAAGCAGCAAGAGATTCTCACCAAATCAGGAGAATGGTTTTCAGAGTCAGGGGTGCGGCCTGGGAACCTGGGCTTCACCTTAAATGACCAATCCAGGGTGGGTGAGGCCCAACAGGATAGGAAGCTACTCCGCTCCAAGTCTCAAGTTCCATCCTCCACAACTAACAGCAATACCGAGCTGCCACACAGGACACAAGGACCTGCTGGTGGTACTTCCTCTAAGGCTCCAGACACCATGTCTGGTACTCGCTCCCAAAGCGTACCACCTCGGGAAAA AAAAAGGCCAGTTTCGTACCATGAACAGAATGGTAAAGGAGGCCTGGGGCGTGGTACTGGACGAAGGTCTGCTGGAAAGTTATCATCTCAGTCATCTTTGGATGAGAAGCTTGGCCCCAGTGACCGACGAGAGAGACAGCCACAAGATGGTCACAGGCTGCGAAAGATCCATTCTCAGGACTATGATGATGGAGAGGACAACTTGGGTCAATTAGAAAGAAATCGAAGACGGCCAGAGGATGATGAACAAAGGGAACGGCAGCGACGTGAGGAGGAGTTCCAGAACCGTTATCGTAGTGACCCCAACCTTGCTCGATACCCTGTGAAGCCACAAAAAGAGGAACAGGAGATGCGCATGCATGCCAAGGTATCCAAGGTCCGCCACGAACGTAGACACAGTGATCTTGCAATCAACGAGGTCGGACTAGGGCCTGGTGAAGGAGGAGGCTGTGAAGCGCAAGTGTCTGATAACCGTCTGACCAGGAGAGGAAGCCGCAATGCTCAATCAGAAAACTATCGAGCGTACTCTGTTGAAAGGACCGTGGGGGAACCAGGGGGAACGGTGCCTCCAGATAAGAAGGGCTTCTTTGAGCCAGGTGTAACACACACAGCAAGAGACAAAGGTGCAGACAACTTGTTGAGGAAGGACTCACAAAGTTCAGAACAGTCGGAGTCTTTGCGGCCGCCCCCTTCACGGTCATACAAGAGCAAGCGCGGAGTAAACAAGAGGCAGATGTCCATCAGCAGCTCAGAGGAGGAGGGCGGCTCCACGCCTGAGTACACCAGCTGTGAGGACGTGGACATGGAAAGCGTCAGCGAGAAAG gtgACTGGGACTGTCATCCGCTTGATCCTACAGTTTGGCAT CATCCTGTAACATGGCAGCCATCGAAAGAGGGCGATCATCTGATTGGACGCATCACGCTAAGCAAGAGATCAGCCATGCCACGAGAAGCTGGGTCACTCCTGGGCCTAAAA GTTGTAGGTGGGAAGATGACAGAGACTGGAAAACTTGGAGCCTTCATcaccaaagtaaaaaaaggaaGCCTGGCAGATGTCGTGGGACATCTAAGAGCAG GTGATGAGGTGTTGCAGTGGAATGGGAAGTCATTGCCAGGAGCAACCAAGAAAGAGGTGTACAACATAATTCTTGAATCAAAAGCTGAGCCTCAAGTGGAACTAGTTGTTTCAAGACCCATAGG CTCTATTCACCGAATTATGTCCAAAAACCTCTTGAGAAAAGTTTATAAAGCATATCA GGACATTCCTAGAATCCCAGAGTCATCGCATCCTCCTCTTGAATCTA CAGGTTCTAGTTCCTTTGAGTCACAGAAAATGGATCGGCCATCTATATCAGTGATGTCCCCAACAAGCCCAGGTACCCTCAGAGACCTTCCTCTGGTGCTGCCTGGACAACTGTCG GTAAAACTGTGGTATGACAAAGTAGGCCATCAGCTCATCGTCAACGTCCTTCAAGCCATAGACCTGCCATCCCGACCGGATGGACGACCTCGGAACCCATAtgttaaaatgtatttcctGCCTGACAGAAG TGACAAAAGTAAACGTCGGACTAAAACCGTGAAAAAGAGCGCAGAGCCCAAGTGGAATCAGACATTCATATATTCACATGTTCATCGGCGAGACTTTCGTGAGCACATGCTGGAGATCACCGTCTGGGACCAACCAAGGGTCCAGGAAGAGGAAAGTGAATTCATGGGTGAG ATCCTGATAGAGTTGGAGACCGCCTTGTTGGACGACATTCCTCACTGGTATAAACTCCAGACACATGATGTGTCCTCAATACCTTTGCCTCAGCCATCCCCATACCTTCCGCGCAGACACGTCCATGGAGACAGCCCAAGCAAGAAACTACAAA GGTCACATCGCATCATTGATACAGAGTTTGATGATGGTTTGATGATAATGACTAAAG GAGGAGAGCGTAATTCAAGGGAAAGAGAGCGAGGCAGTACGTTGGCTGTGCCTGAACAGCAGCGCGCGCTTCAGCATCGCTCTCGCTCTGTATCTCCTCACCGGGAGGATTCCTGCAGGGCGAGGTCGCGGCCTGCACATGTGCCCATGCAAAG GAGCCTGGATGAGATCCATCAGAACCGCCACCACTCCCAGTCGCCTTCCCATTACCATGACTCCCATTTAGAGCATCAGCGCTCCGGTGACTCAGACTACGAGTACTCTGAAGACAG tgaggcCCTGGAGGTGAACAGGTCAATCCGAGGTGGGAGTGCAGAGTGCCTACACAcaaacag CAGGGGTGCATGTAAACCTAGCAACACACTCCCTCCCAAAATGCCCCTGTTAGTAAATGGCATCCATAAAGACATGTACAG CTCCACCCTCCCCGCATGCCTAAAAAGCAAGCTGCCCCAAAGGCAAGAGGGAGGCAACAACGTGCATCGTAGTATCTTTGCACACCGTGTCCTCAGGTTCACTGATGAGGTCACAGTTAG TGACCTGCAGCCATCGTTGGATAGAGTGAGGAGTGCCAGCACCACATGTTTGAGACCAGACAGCAACTTTCACTCTTCTGACAAAGACAG GTGCTTCAATTCATTGCCCTGCAAGAGCCCCTCAAATCCCCGGATCTTAGTAGAACACGTGGCCTCTGCGGAAGACAG GGAGTGTAGCAATGCATCAAGTCCAGACTGTCTAAAAGGCAGCAAAAAAACCTTGGAGGGTGACAG CCGCATCCAGCCCACCTCTATCCTCAGGGGCAGTAGGGGCAAAGGTTGGCCACTGAGACCCTTTGGTCAGACAGCTTTGGCTGGGTCCTCTCCAAACTCTCTGCAGACAGACAG AACACACCCTCATGGTAGCCCTTCCTCCCCAATGGGGACTCCCTCATCAGGCCGCAGGGGCCGGCAGCTTCCACAACTCCCGGCTAAGAGCAGCAGCATAGAACAAG cCCTAGCAGTTGAAGAGCGAGCCCGACAGCTGCATATGAAAGTACATTCCTATCGGCCTTCAGCTTCCCATGACCCTGAGTCGGACCTCAAGTATAAACGGGAG ATGTTTGCAGAACAGCGACGTAGCAGCGACAACATGTCTGCCAGGTCGTCAGACAGTGATATGAGCGATATGTCAGCTCTCTCCCGTGCCAGCAGTGCCTCTCGCCTCAGTAGCACCAGCTACATGTCTATCCAGTCAGAACGCCCAGGGGGACGTCTTAG GTCTAAGTCAttagaggaggaaaaaaaagacaggcgCATCTCATGGGGGGTGACTAGggaagaggagaggaagagggcAGCAGGAAAAAGACGTTTCTCAGAGGAGTTGAAGCGCAGGAGACACACTGTCGCTGGAGAAACAGAGGAGTCCAg TGCACATCTCAGATCCCTCATTGCATGCATCCTGTGCTGTGACAAGCCGGAGCCCGGTCATCCTCCCGAGCAGAATCCCCTTCCATCTGCCCCTTCTGCTGCCCAGCTTCCCTTAACTTCCATGCATAGTGTAGTAGAAAGTCCTCACGCTAATGTTCCAGTACTTCCTGTAAACCATCATATCACGTTAGTCGGAGGTCCACACAGACCAGATGGTGATGGGTGCAGCATGTCCAGGCTCTCTTGTAGCACATTCAGTCCAATTGAGGGCCTCGACTTGCAGTGGCTCATCCAAACCCATCGAAGGCAGCAAGCATTCAATTGCTTCTGCTCTTGTGTAGTTGCTTGTATGAGAAGAATGAATTTAAATACATAA